In one window of Henckelia pumila isolate YLH828 chromosome 1, ASM3356847v2, whole genome shotgun sequence DNA:
- the LOC140874398 gene encoding receptor-like protein EIX1 — protein sequence MRHSKKAVEILLFAVFFLSSLKLSYCQRNVTELCIENEKQSLLRFKKSLTDPSDMLSSWDAQHDCCKWENVVCENSTGHVLELRLQSPDWNSRLGGKIDPSLLNLKFLRFLDLSRNNFDGISIPDFFGSLVSLEYLNISSCGFKGTVPSLGNLSNLRSLGLSQTLGVADLQWLSNLTHLEYLDLTYVNMSKIHDWLHIVNMLPSLIELHLSGCNLHHFSPIDRPNFRSLVVLDLSDNNLESSGADWIFSLSGLESLQLQQNMFEGPIPNATYGLSKLRFLDLSRNKFNSTIPDWLFSCSNLEFLSLNNNFLFGTISNEIGNLPSLRSLDLSVNMLSGRIPMEVGKLCNLQNLDLSYNNFEGNISQAFEASMSECFLASLELLTVRANQLSGLLPEQLGEFKNLQSLDLGNNSFTGSIPANLGNLSSLTTLRLDNNRLTGDLPLSFGRLFSLQVLVMENNMLEGIVTENHFSNLTNLTIISASGNPLKMKVNQDWIPPFQLTTIFLNSWNLGPQIPIWLQTQRNIDGLDLSSTGISGEIPTWFWNLSTIEYLNLSHNELHGQLPDVISPGWIYLSSNKFSGPLPTITYGVKELDLSNNLFSGGISHVLCNSSAEYPHSLSILHLGGNQLSGEIPNCWMNWPSLQVINLGNNHISGTIPMSLGLLGKLLSFNLFSNFLSGQVPSALQNCSMLIKIDLSGNDFSGNFPGWIGTSLSSLRILIMDSNSFTGEIPPEICKLNFLHIIDMSNNNFSGSIPNCVDNMTAMSSETKLLNFSGDVTYYSYFLGIFMESASVTTKGQELEYDTILSQFSSIDLSNNKLSGEIPTEITNLAGLRSLNLSRNALGGTIPENIGNMRVLESLDLSRNHISGEMPNSFSSLTFLSYLNVSYNNLTGRIPVGPQLQSLTESSFTGNELCGPPLENSCAIVGKTPSPGTEEHNHAAGTEREVDWFYVFMAFGFATGFGGFCTTFFYKKSWRNAYFQFLDENFFNKLGVP from the coding sequence ATGAGACACTCAAAGAAAGCAGTTGAAATCCTTTTATTTGCTGTATTCTTCTTATCATCCCTCAAATTAAGCTACTGTCAAAGAAATGTGACAGAATTATGCATTGAAAATGAGAAACAATCTCTTCTGAGGTTCAAGAAATCTTTAACTGATCCCTCAGACATGCTATCCTCCTGGGATGCACAACATGATTGCTGCAAATGGGAAAACGTCGTCTGCGAAAACTCCACCGGCCATGTTCTTGAACTAAGACTTCAGAGTCCTGATTGGAACTCAAGATTAGGAGGCAAGATTGACCCTTCATTGCTTAACCTGAAATTTCTTAGATTTCTTGATTTAAGTCGAAATAATTTTGATGGGATCAGCATTCCAGATTTTTTCGGGTCACTGGTAAGTCTTGAGTATCTTAATATATCTTCTTGTGGATTTAAAGGAACCGTTCCATCCCTGGGAAATCTGTCGAACTTGCGTAGTTTAGGCTTAAGCCAAACGTTAGGCGTCGCCGATCttcaatggttgtcgaatctcACTCATTTGGAGTACCTGGACTTAACATATGTGAACATGAGCAAAATACATGATTGGTTACATATAGTAAACATGCTACCTTCTTTGATCGAGTTACACCTTTCTGGATGTAATCTCCATCATTTTTCTCCCATCGATCGCCCGAATTTTCGGTCTCTTGTGGTGCTAGATCTTTCTGATAACAATCTTGAGTCTTCAGGTGCTGATTGGATTTTTTCTCTGTCTGGATTAGAATCACTCCAACTACAACAGAACATGTTTGAAGGACCAATTCCAAATGCCACTTATGGTTTGAGTAAACTCCGTTTTCTTGATCTCTCCCGAAACAAGTTTAATTCCACCATACCAGATTGGCTTTTCAGTTGTAGCAATCTTGAGTTTCTATCTTTGAACAACAACTTTCTTTTTGGAACCATTTCGAATGAAATTGGAAATCTGCCTTCATTGAGAAGCCTCGATTTATCTGTGAATATGCTATCAGGGAGGATTCCAATGGAAGTTGGAAAGTTGTGCAACTTGCAAAATCTTGATCTATCTTACAACAATTTCGAAGGAAACATCTCCCAAGCTTTTGAAGCAAGCATGTCTGAATGCTTTCTAGCTTCTCTTGAGTTACTAACCGTGAGAGCGAATCAGCTTTCTGGTTTGTTACCTGAACAACTTGGAGAATTCAAGAATCTTCAGTCATTAGATCTAGGTAACAACTCGTTTACCGGCTCGATTCCTGCCAATTTAGGAAACCTGTCATCTTTAACAACCTTGCGATTAGACAACAACAGATTGACCGGTGATTTGCCTCTGAGTTTCGGTAGGCTTTTCAGCTTACAAGTGCTTGTAATGGAGAATAACATGCTGGAAGGAATTGTAACTGAAAATCACTTTTCCAATCTGACAAATCTCACAATCATTTCAGCTTCTGGAAATCCATTAAAAATGAAAGTGAATCAAGATTGGATTCCACCTTTCCAGCTAACTACCATCTTTCTGAATTCATGGAATCTGGGTCCTCAAATCCCAATATGGCTTCAAACTCAAAGAAACATTGATGGGCTCGACTTATCGAGTACTGGAATATCAGGGGAGATTCCCACATGGTTCTGGAACTTATCTACCATAGAGTATCTAAATCTTTCTCACAATGAATTACATGGCCAACTTCCTGATGTAATAAGTCCAGGTTGGATTTACTTGAGTTCCAACAAATTTAGCGGTCCATTACCGACGATAACATATGGTGTGAAAGAGCTAGATCTGTCAAACAACTTGTTTTCAGGGGGGATTTCTCATGTTTTATGCAATTCGAGTGCTGAATATCCTCATTCATTGTCTATTCTTCATCTTGGAGGAAATCAACTTTCCGGAGAAATCCCCAACTGCTGGATGAATTGGCCATCCTTACAAGTCATAAATCTTGGGAACAACCATATATCTGGAACCATTCCAATGTCTTTGGGGCTTCTTGGAAAATTGCTGTCATTCAACCTATTCAGCAACTTTTTATCAGGGCAGGTCCCTTCTGCTCTGCAGAATTGCTCGATGCTGATAAAGATCGATCTTTCAGGGAACGATTTCTCCGGAAACTTTCCAGGCTGGATTGGAACAAGTCTTTCCAGCTTGAGGATTCTGATCATGGACTCAAATTCATTCACCGGCGAAATTCCTCCAGAAATCTGTAAGCTAAACTTTCTTCACATTATTGACATGTCAAACAACAACTTTTCTGGTTCTATACCGAATTGTGTCGATAACATGACAGCTATGAGTTCAGAAACCAAGCTGCTGAATTTCAGCGGTGACGTTACTTACTACTCATATTTCTTGGGCATTTTTATGGAAAGCGCATCGGTGACAACAAAAGGGCAAGAACTTGAATATGACACCATTCTTTCACAATTCAGCAGCATCGATCTTTCCAATAACAAACTCTCTGGAGAGATTCCTACAGAAATCACCAACCTTGCTGGATTGAGATCATTAAATCTATCAAGAAACGCCTTAGGCGGAACCATCCCGGAAAATATTGGTAACATGAGAGTGCTGGAATCTCTTGACCTCTCAAGAAATCACATTTCTGGTGAAATGCCAAACAGCTTCTCAAGCCTGACGTTTCTGAGTTATTTGAATGTGTCCTACAATAACTTGACAGGGCGAATTCCGGTCGGCCCTCAACTCCAGAGCTTGACAGAATCCTCTTTTACAGGGAATGAGCTCTGTGGACCTCCACTGGAAAATTCTTGTGCCATCGTTGGTAAAACACCGAGTCCAGGAACTGAAGAACATAATCATGCTGCAGGTACAGAACGAGAAGTTGACTGGTTTTATGTGTTCATGGCTTTTGGTTTTGCGACGGGCTTCGGAGGCTTCTGTACAACATTTTTCTATAAGAAATCTTGGAGAAATGCATACTTTCAGTTTTTGGATGAAAATTTTTTCAACAAACTTGGTGTGCCTTGA